One segment of Anastrepha obliqua isolate idAnaObli1 chromosome 3, idAnaObli1_1.0, whole genome shotgun sequence DNA contains the following:
- the LOC129242844 gene encoding general transcription factor IIH subunit 4 gives MSDTKAGRSGPTTSTYALIPKPANLQCMDLQEYLRTRAPDTLEKLYNYPTICLAVYRELPEIARQFVIRILFVEQPVPQAVVASWGSQHYAKEQAASAACLSELNVWRVTAIPGGLSAWELSPTFKKNLKIALLGGGKPWSMSHTLEKDSKPRDIAFLDTYAMARWRCVLHYMVGTGSSTKAQDSEGISPDAVRILLHANLMKRDERDGITITRQGFQFLLLDTQTQVWHFMLQYLDTCEERGLSLPECLSMLFQLSFSTLGRDYSSEGMSPKMLTFLQHLREFGLVFQRKRKEGRFYPTRLALNVTNKHAAVPAIVSEEDKVQESGYIVVETNYRVYAYTDSPLQVAVLGLFTELLYRFPNLVVGVLTRDSVRQALRGGITADQIVSYLEQYSHPNMKLTESAIKTKSPLPPTVVDQIKLWELERNRFTYTEGVVYNQFLSQADFVTLRDYAQSINVLVHMNERTRTMVVTKNGHDDVKRFWKRYSKSGG, from the exons atgtcGGATACAAAAGCTGGCCGGTCCGGTCCGACTACGTCCACATATGCGCTTATACCAAAGCCGGCTAATTTACAGTGTATGGATCTGCAGGAGTATCTGCGTACGAGAGCCCCAGATACTCtcgaaaaattgtataactATCCAACAATTTGTTTGGCGGTGTATAGAGAATTGCCAGAAATCGCTCGCCAATTTGTGATACGCATACTTTTCGTCGAACAACCAGTGCCTCAAGCCGTCGTCGCATCGTGGGGATCGCAGCATTATgcaaa ggAACAAGCTGCTTCTGCGGCTTGCCTCAGTGAGCTCAACGTTTGGCGCGTGACTGCTATACCGGGTGGCCTGTCTGCCTGGGAGCTTAGTCCAACATTcaaaaagaatttgaaaattgcTTTGTTGGGAGGCGGTAAACCCTGGTCTATGTCGCATACGCTGGAAAAGGATTCTAAACCGCGTGATATTGCTTTCCTCGACACTTACGCCATGGCCCGTTGGCGCTGTGTACTTCACTACATGGTGGGCACCGGCAGCTCAACCAAAGCGCAAGACAGTGAAGGTATCAGCCCAGACGCAGTGCGTATTCTGCTTCACGCTAATCTCATGAAGCGAGACGAACGTGATGGAATTACAATTACACGACAAGGCTTTCAGTTTCTTTTACTTGATACTCAGACGCAGGTGTGGCATTTCATGCTGCAGTATTTGGACACTTGCGAGGAACGTGGTCTATCGTTGCCTGAATGCCTCTCTATGTTGTTTCAACTAAGCTTCTCAACGCTAGGCCGCGACTACAGCTCGGAAGGCATGAGCCCGAAAATGCTCACGTTTTTGCAACATCTGCGAGAGTTCGGACTCGTATTTCAACGAAAACGAAAAGAAGGACGGTTTTATCCAACACGTCTAGCACTGAATGTAACAAATAAGCATGCGGCAGTGCCTGCCATTGTAAGCGAGGAAGATAAGGTGCAGGAGAGTGGTTATATTGTGGTGGAGACAAATTATCGCGTGTATGCATACACAGACTCGCCCTTGCAGGTTGCAGTGTTAGGTTTGTTTACAGAACTATTGTACCGGTTTCCTAACTTGGTAGTCGGTGTGTTGACACGCGACTCCGTTCGCCAAGCGCTGCGCGGCGGCATTACTGCGGATCAAATTGTTAGCTATTTGGAGCAATATTCGCATCCCAACATGAAATTGACCGAATCGGCAATTAAGACAAAGTCTCCACTTCCGCCGACTGTTGTCGATCAAATTAAGCTATGGGAGCTGGAACGTAATCGTTTCACCTACACAGAAGGTGTGGTCTACAATCAGTTCTTGTCACAGGCGGACTTTGTTACGCTACGTGACTATGCTCAATCAATTAACGTGCTGGTACACATGAATGAACGAACGCGTACAATGGTGGTCACCAAAAATGGGCATGACGATGTTAAACGATTCTGGAAACGTTACTCAAAGAGTGGTGGAtag
- the LOC129242845 gene encoding probable Ufm1-specific protease 2 produces MLPKLKISAFLMKRLERIKQQCSGCLFGVLYGEGTLLLMGFNVESTIGHLNYEQIQFKFPAELDLCGLVKFGDCTDAEAHLTEILKDVDITDNPILLQCELGTLVGLRAYVFMHSKLEEVPYEVMEAEQLYHDFCFTRLKCSLDFYTQQTVEAVRREMHVLRKMLSGGSLAFCIESTKVYLTSSGAQGERITNDSLINDLVKAVSKVIRSTVENHGVEEKGNKKKGHSSSIPLASVFGALGCAYDILRINVLRCKTRERIGGNGEAVSNEAPPPAVSMCVKREEDKVCMTLEVEAMAMVCKTTKVNRLYDILIESICRSLRLFEQSMVERLQQPTETSELLRPSGYHFFPQEFGHFLSCSYLDGVSDDESTVQEKRKKLHRHFGLPVIRPYFRRANRCIFLNELDATTPLVNTHVGLRPSGIIDGKQYLVQGNYHYYHYLQQQIQDKGWGCAYRSLQTICSWFLLQGYTEKPVPTHREIQQYLVRIGDKPHNFVGSSQWIGSTEVSMCLQGFLNVDSRIQHVTSGADVATLASDLAMHFQTQGTPIMIGGGVLAHTIIGIDYCSQTGKVKFLILDPHYTGADELHTIQAKGWCGWKGGDFWDKKSYYNLCMPQRPIMF; encoded by the exons CGTCTAGAGCGGATCAAGCAGCAATGTAGTGGCTGCCTCTTCGGGGTACTCTATGGAGAAGGCACATTGCTACTTATGGGATTCAATGTCGAGTCTACAATTGGCCATCTGAATTATGAACAAATTCAATTTAAGTTTCCTGCCGAACTGGATTTGTGTGGGCTGGTGAAATTTGGAGACTGCACTGATGCAGAGGCGCACTTAACTGAAATATTAAAAGATGTGGATATTACAGATAATCCAATATTATTACAGTGCGAATTGGGTACACTTGTAGGACTGCGAGCATATGTTTTTATGCACAGTAAGTTGGAGGAGGTGCCTTATGAAGTGATGGAAGCAGAACAGTTATACCATGACTTCTGCTTCACAAGACTTAAATGCAGCCTTGATTTTTACACACAACAAACTGTAGAG GCGGTACGACGTGAAATGCATGTGTTGCGTAAAATGCTCTCAGGCGGAAGCTTAGCTTTTTGTATAGAATCCACTAAAGTTTATCTGACTAGCTCAGGCGCCCAAGGTGAGCGAATAACTAATGACTCGCTAATAAACGATTTGGTAAAAGCAGTTAGTAAGGTCATTCGCAGTACTGTTGAAAATCATGGTGTAGAGGAAAAGGGTAACAAAAAGAAAGGGCACAGCTCGAGTATACCCTTGGCAAGTGTCTTCGGAGCGTTGGGTTGCGCTTACGACATATTACGCATTAATGTGCTTCGTTGCAAAACACGCGAGCGTATTGGTGGGAACGGCGAAGCAGTAAGCAATGAAGCGCCACCGCCGGCGGTTTCTATGTGTGTCAAACGTGAAGAAGACAAAGTGTGCATGACATTGGAAGTGGAAGCAATGGCTATGGTGTGTAAAACCACGAAAGTAAATCGACTGTACGACATACTTATCGAGAGTATATGTCGCTCTCTTCGATTGTTCGAGCAAAGCATGGTAGAGCGATTGCAGCAGCCCACAGAAACATCGGAGCTACTCAGACCTTCTGGTTATCACTTCTTTCCTCAG gAATTTGGTCACTTCTTATCATGCTCCTACTTGGACGGCGTGTCTGATGATGAATCCACTGTAcaagaaaaacgcaaaaaactacACCGTCATTTTGGTTTACCCGTTATACGTCCTTATTTTCGACGTGCCAATCGCTGTATTTTCCTTAACGAGCTTGATGCCACAACACCTTTGGTAAACACACATGTGGGCTTGCGGCCAAGTGGCATAATCGACGGCAAGCAATATCTTGTACAGGGCAATTACCACTACTATCACTATCTGCAACAGCAAATCCAAGATAAGGGTTGGGGCTGCGCATACCGATCATTGCAGACGATTTGTTCTTGGTTCCTGCTGCAGGGCTACACAGAAAAGCCGGTGCCAACACATCGCGAAATTCAACAATATTTAGTACGTATTGGTGATAAGCCCCATAATTTCGTCGGTTCCTCACAATGGATAGGCTCTACAGAGGTTAGCATGTGCCTTCAGGGATTTCTAAACGTCGACTCCAGAATACAACATGTCACTTCCGGTGCCGATGTGGCTACTCTTGCTTCCGATTTGGCTATGCATTTCCAAACACAAGGTACACCGATTATGATAGGTGGTGGTGTTTTGGCACACACCATTATCGGTATCGATTACTGTTCACAGACAGGGAAAGTTAAGTTTCTGATTTTGGATCCTCATTATACGGGCGCCGATGAATTGCATACGATACAGGCGAAAGGTTGGTGTGGTTGGAAGGGCGGCGACTTTTGGGACAAGAAGAGCTACTACAATCTCTGTATGCCTCAGCGACCGATCATGTTCTAG